GCCGTTTTAGAGTACCTATCCCAACTCCACCAATTTAAAGATCAATCATGGCATACGAATATATTGACCGGAACCTCCAATCGCTGAAAACGCGCATCGAAGCTGCCTGTGCTGCATGCGGTCGTAATCCTGAGGATGTGAGGTTAATTGCGGTAAGCAAAACCAACCCCGTTGAAGCGGTTCGTGCCATGCGTGCGCTCAAACAGCTTGATTTTGGAGAGAATAAGGTTCAGGAACTTGTGCCCAAAATGGAAGCGCTTGAAGCAGACAAAGATATTGTATGGCACATGATCGGCACGCTTCAGTCAAATAAAATCAAATATATAGCCGATCGCGTGGACTGGATTCACTCTGTGCCCAAGCTGAAAGCGCTTAAAGAAATAAACAAGCGTGCCGGTCAGGCAGGGCGCATCATCAATGTGCTGATTCAGGTGAACATCAGCGATGAAAACCAGAAATCGGGCTGTGAGCCTGATGATTTGCCTGCACTGCTTGAGGTGGCTGACAGCATGGCCAATCTCAAAGTGCGCGGTTTAATGGGGATGGCGTCATTCACAGACGATGAGGCAATTGTGAGGCCGCAGTTTCGCTTGTTACGGGTATTGCTCGTGCAGGAGCAAAAAAAGGGGTATCAAAACCATGTGTTAACAGAGCTTTCTATGGGGATGACAAACGACCTCGAAATTGCCGTACAGGAAGGTGCAACCATGCTCCGTATCGGTACTGCACTCTTTGGTGCACGGGATTATGATTAAAATTCACAGTTAGTTGCGGGAAACTCAAACAGGAAGTGCCGGCATATGAGCGATGTAGAAAAAAGAACCTGTCTCAAATAATTAATTATAATTAAATTGGGTGTAGCAAAAAAGCTCACCTCCAAAGCTTTCCTTACCATATTTGCTTCCTAATAATTATAAAATATTAATATTGGTCTTGGCTTTCATGGCCGGAGTTCTGATCACTTCGGGTTGTAGCGAAACCGGGTCTTCTCAAACCGATATCCCAGCATCAAATCAGGATTCCGAGGCAAAGGGTACCGATGAACTGTTGGAGACCTATATCCGGAATATCGTGCTCAGGAAGGTAGATGAAAATGAGCCCGTTATTGCAGAAATGACCGCCCTGACAGAAAGCGCACCTACGCCCTACAATGAGCTCCTGCTCGATTACATGAGATTGCAGTCCAAATTCCTTAGAGGCGAAATAGCAGCTGTTGAGCGCGAAGTATCAGCTCTGGCAGAAGCAGCGGCCGTCTCTGGCAATGATGTGCTGTATTTAGCTACTGTGTCTTTGTTCGTTAATGTACTGTCAGAACAGGGACGAATGGGATCTGCCAGAGATGTATTGGAGGAAACCCTTACTAAAATTACACCCGTAGAATTCTCGTCAGCAGATATCCTGGTACGAAGAGCCAAAGCGCGCCTGTATCAGGGGGAAAGTGAGTATCTGAGTGCTATACAAACCATCATGCCGATTGTAGATTATTTCGAAGGTCAGAATGAATACAGTATCCTGGCTGATCTGTATGGCGATCTTGCGCTGATATTTACCAATATCAGGCAGCTTGATGAGGCGCTGAGCTGGCATGAGCGTGCTTTGAGGTTATTTTATGCGAATGAAGACCGTGTTGGTATTGCACGCACGATGAATAACCTTGCCAGCTTTTTTGAACTTACCGGTGAGTTTGAGCGCAGCGCTGACTCCCTGCAGGTTGCCATTGCCATAAACAGAGAAAAAGAAAGCTGGCTCAATCTCGCGCGCAATTATTATAATGCAGCGATGGCATACAAAGATATGAAAGATTTTGAACGGGCTGCCGAACACTACCGGCTCGGGCTCGAGATGAGTGAACGCGTAGGTTCCGTGCTGGGAGTAATGTTTAATACCTATGGCGTTGGTGAAATGATTTTAAATAAAAGCGGAGATATTGAACAAGCCCGGCAGCAGTTTATAAGCGCCCTTGAAATCGCAGAAGAAGTTGAACACAACGGTATCCGAACTAACAGTCTTCGTCAGCTGTATGAAATTGAAAAGAGCATAGGAAACTATCAGGCTGCACTTGAATACCATGAGCAGTTTCTGGAAATGACCATACTTTTTCAGGAACGGGCAAGGGATACCGCAATTCAGGATTTGATGATTCAGCATGATGTAGAACAAACCCGCAATGAAAACCTGTTGCTTAGCGAGCGACTGGTTTTTGAGGAAACAACAAGCAGAAACAGGCTTACGATTATTGTGTTGCTTGTGATAGGGCTTGTAACCGCAATCCTGTTTGTGGTTTATGCACTTGCTACCAAAAAGCGGCTTCAGAAAGCTTTTGTCGATATTAAAAATCAGCGTGCAATGCTTCAGGTGCAAAATGAGCAGCTCGAAAAAATAGGGCAGGAGCGGGACGGCTTTTTGCATATCATTGTACATGATTTGAAAAATCCGCTGTCGGTCATTAAAAGCTCTGTGGAATTAATTAAAGAAGATCTGCAGGATAACCCTCTGGTATCATTGGTTGAACGCTCACTTTTACGTACGGATCTGCTGATTAAGAGTCTCTTAAATGTGTTTAGGATGGATCAGCTCGATGTTATGAATCAGCTGGAGCGTCAGCAAAGTGATCAGGTTATCAAAAGAATGCGAAATGAATATACCCTGGTAGCAAAATCCAAAAACATAACCCTGCATTGTCGCTGCGATTCTTTTTCATTTAACACGCACCTGGAATCATTCCAGGGTATTGTAGGAAATCTCATTTCAAATGCGATAAAATACGCTCCGCCAAATACGGAGGTTTGGGTAGATATGAGCAGGGAGGAAGATCATTTCAGGCTGAGCATAGAAGATCAGGGACCGGGCTTTAGCAGCCATGATATGGACAAGATTTTTAAACCGTTTGCCAAACTTTCAGCCAAGTCAACGGCAGGGGAAAGCAGTACTGGTATTGGTTTGTATTCCGTTAAAACATCTGTCAGCCGCCTAAAGGGCGAAATTTTCGTTGAGAAGTCACGGTGGGGTGGGGCCGCATTCAGGTTGAAGTTCCCTTTCCTGCCCTTGGCAGAACCCGAGGCAGAAATAGTTGACTGAATCCTTTTGGTTCGCTGCTAACAGGGTGCACGCGAAATATGAAGCTGAAAAAAGTTGATTCAATCCTATTATTTAAAAGCGTTTTTCAAAAGCTTGTAGTAGTATCAGCTATCGCTGGAACCGATGTCGTTGGTTCATCATTACCAATGGCTGTTCGCTTCCATAAAACTGCACATCCACTCAACTAAATCTGACCTATGAGTCCTCACCTACGGTTATACCCGGCGCTTGTACCGCTGTTTTTCCTGCTCTTTGTTTGTTTACCTGATGTTGCCCGTGCCCAATCCGGCGTACAGACCTTTGCCCGCGAATTCGCTGAACATAGCGAGTCGCCGCTGTCTTTTTTTCTGCCGGATGATGTCACCTATAAGTCCGACATCCCCACTCCGCACGAAGTACTTGGGTTTAATATAGGGGAATGGCACCTGCGCCACGATCTGATGGTCCGCTACATGGAAGCCCTGGCGCAGGCCTCTGACCGCATCACCATCGATTTCTATGGGCGCAGTCATGAGCTTCGTCCGCTGGTTTTGCTCACCATCACCCATCCGGACAATCATGGTCGTATTGAAGAAATCCGGCAGCAGCATATTCAGCTGGCCGATCCGGATGTTTCGGAAAACCTCGATATTTCGGCCATGCCGGCAGTTGTCTGGCTGGGCTACAGCGTGCACGGTAACGAGCATTCCGGTGTAAATGCCGCCGTGCTTGCTGCCTACTATTACGCCGCCGCGCAGGGGCAAGCCGTCGAAAGCCTGCTGCGCGAATCCGTGATTCTGCTTGATCCGAGCTTCAATCCCGACGGGCAGGATCGCTTTGTGAGCTGGGTGAACTCGCACCGCAACCTGAACCGCCTCACCGCTGACCCGG
This genomic stretch from Cyclonatronum proteinivorum harbors:
- a CDS encoding YggS family pyridoxal phosphate-dependent enzyme, whose protein sequence is MAYEYIDRNLQSLKTRIEAACAACGRNPEDVRLIAVSKTNPVEAVRAMRALKQLDFGENKVQELVPKMEALEADKDIVWHMIGTLQSNKIKYIADRVDWIHSVPKLKALKEINKRAGQAGRIINVLIQVNISDENQKSGCEPDDLPALLEVADSMANLKVRGLMGMASFTDDEAIVRPQFRLLRVLLVQEQKKGYQNHVLTELSMGMTNDLEIAVQEGATMLRIGTALFGARDYD
- a CDS encoding ATP-binding protein, coding for MAGVLITSGCSETGSSQTDIPASNQDSEAKGTDELLETYIRNIVLRKVDENEPVIAEMTALTESAPTPYNELLLDYMRLQSKFLRGEIAAVEREVSALAEAAAVSGNDVLYLATVSLFVNVLSEQGRMGSARDVLEETLTKITPVEFSSADILVRRAKARLYQGESEYLSAIQTIMPIVDYFEGQNEYSILADLYGDLALIFTNIRQLDEALSWHERALRLFYANEDRVGIARTMNNLASFFELTGEFERSADSLQVAIAINREKESWLNLARNYYNAAMAYKDMKDFERAAEHYRLGLEMSERVGSVLGVMFNTYGVGEMILNKSGDIEQARQQFISALEIAEEVEHNGIRTNSLRQLYEIEKSIGNYQAALEYHEQFLEMTILFQERARDTAIQDLMIQHDVEQTRNENLLLSERLVFEETTSRNRLTIIVLLVIGLVTAILFVVYALATKKRLQKAFVDIKNQRAMLQVQNEQLEKIGQERDGFLHIIVHDLKNPLSVIKSSVELIKEDLQDNPLVSLVERSLLRTDLLIKSLLNVFRMDQLDVMNQLERQQSDQVIKRMRNEYTLVAKSKNITLHCRCDSFSFNTHLESFQGIVGNLISNAIKYAPPNTEVWVDMSREEDHFRLSIEDQGPGFSSHDMDKIFKPFAKLSAKSTAGESSTGIGLYSVKTSVSRLKGEIFVEKSRWGGAAFRLKFPFLPLAEPEAEIVD